In a single window of the Natronosalvus caseinilyticus genome:
- a CDS encoding cation:proton antiporter subunit C, with translation MIELLASHYAYVLVFAVLGIGLYMTIASQNLVKKLIGVNLFQSAIFLFFVATAYVEDGRAPILKTGTDAPLASPLPQVIVLTAIVVGIALTAVGLALIVRIHSEYGTLREDTLREVRTDE, from the coding sequence ATGATTGAGTTACTCGCAAGCCACTACGCCTACGTCCTGGTGTTCGCCGTACTCGGCATCGGGCTCTACATGACCATCGCCAGCCAGAACCTCGTGAAGAAGCTCATCGGCGTCAACCTGTTCCAGTCGGCGATCTTCCTGTTCTTCGTCGCCACGGCCTACGTCGAGGACGGCCGGGCGCCGATTCTCAAGACGGGGACGGACGCGCCGCTGGCGAGTCCGCTCCCGCAGGTGATCGTGCTCACCGCCATCGTCGTCGGCATCGCGTTGACGGCGGTCGGGCTCGCGCTCATCGTCCGCATCCACAGCGAGTACGGGACGCTTCGGGAGGACACCCTCCGGGAGGTGCGCACCGATGAGTAG
- a CDS encoding Na(+)/H(+) antiporter subunit D, producing MTEMAATSVETLVYAYPPLLVLTAALLALVLPRALGYAVGALSLFGVLAVSLLVPEGQHLTTTFLGFADVQPFFVDDFSRMIGTGIGFLGGMAVVYAYSSEASRRLLALSLFYVASCLGAAFAGDWLALVFMWELMAMTSTLLVWLHGDDAVRAGFRYALFHGIGGVLVLFAVTAHYAQTGTFAYEGGIADGIPTILAMVGIGVNVGFIGLHTWLPDTYPRPHFAASVFLSVFTTKTSAYVLYRAFPGEGDLALAYMGGLMAVYGATFALLQHDMRALLSYHIQAQVGYMVAGIGIASNLAVAGAMGHLFNNVLFKSLLFMAVGVVIYRTGEEDLYKLGGLWREMPLTAAAFGLGALSITAVPGFNGYISKGMILDAADPGYYGAPEYQALYYLLLLGAIGTFLSFIKLGYYAFLHGESDVQVADARPGQTVAMLSVGGACLLLGVWWQGLVDFLPLIEGTAFEYPGGESHLHPYSESHLIESALLLGISVVGFALVRKPLSKLNLADPATIVYPVGYYVGRWSTLAVTELFAAVDRAAVSLVRSGYWVGNNPVLAVERATRGLPSWLVDLEEAGRTDGGRPSTLSLRATIGTSVLLITLALTVVLALVL from the coding sequence ATGACAGAGATGGCAGCCACCAGCGTCGAGACGCTCGTCTACGCCTACCCGCCCCTGCTCGTGCTGACGGCGGCGCTACTCGCGCTCGTCCTGCCCCGTGCCCTCGGCTACGCCGTAGGCGCACTCTCGCTGTTCGGCGTCCTCGCCGTCTCCCTGCTCGTTCCGGAGGGCCAGCACCTGACGACGACGTTCCTCGGGTTCGCCGACGTCCAGCCGTTCTTCGTCGACGACTTCAGCCGGATGATCGGGACCGGGATCGGCTTCCTCGGGGGCATGGCCGTCGTCTACGCCTACTCGAGCGAGGCCAGCCGTCGACTCCTCGCACTCTCGCTGTTCTACGTCGCCTCCTGTCTCGGCGCAGCGTTCGCCGGCGACTGGCTCGCGCTGGTGTTCATGTGGGAACTCATGGCGATGACCAGTACCCTGCTCGTGTGGCTCCACGGCGACGACGCCGTCCGCGCGGGCTTTCGGTACGCGCTGTTCCACGGCATCGGCGGCGTGCTGGTGCTGTTCGCCGTCACCGCTCACTACGCCCAGACGGGGACGTTCGCCTACGAGGGCGGCATCGCGGACGGCATCCCGACGATACTGGCGATGGTCGGCATCGGCGTCAACGTCGGCTTCATCGGCCTGCACACCTGGCTCCCCGATACCTACCCGCGCCCGCACTTTGCCGCGTCGGTGTTCCTCTCGGTGTTCACCACGAAGACGAGCGCGTACGTCCTCTACCGGGCGTTCCCTGGCGAAGGAGACCTCGCGCTGGCGTACATGGGCGGGCTGATGGCCGTCTACGGCGCAACGTTCGCACTCCTTCAGCACGACATGCGCGCGCTGCTGTCCTACCACATCCAGGCCCAGGTCGGCTACATGGTCGCCGGCATCGGCATCGCCTCGAACCTCGCCGTCGCCGGGGCGATGGGTCACCTGTTCAACAACGTCCTCTTCAAGAGCCTGCTGTTCATGGCCGTCGGCGTCGTCATCTACCGGACTGGCGAGGAGGACCTGTACAAGTTGGGAGGACTCTGGCGCGAGATGCCCCTGACTGCCGCCGCGTTCGGCCTCGGCGCGCTCTCGATCACCGCCGTTCCCGGGTTCAACGGCTACATCAGCAAGGGGATGATCCTCGACGCGGCCGATCCGGGCTACTACGGTGCGCCCGAGTACCAGGCGCTGTACTACCTGCTCTTGCTCGGCGCCATCGGCACCTTCCTCTCGTTCATCAAGCTCGGCTACTACGCCTTCCTCCACGGGGAGAGCGACGTCCAGGTGGCCGACGCGCGGCCGGGTCAGACCGTCGCCATGCTGTCGGTCGGCGGCGCGTGTCTCCTCCTGGGCGTCTGGTGGCAGGGGCTCGTCGACTTCCTGCCGCTGATCGAGGGGACGGCCTTCGAGTATCCCGGCGGCGAGAGCCACCTGCACCCCTACAGCGAGAGTCACCTGATCGAGTCGGCCCTGCTGCTGGGCATCTCGGTCGTCGGCTTCGCGCTCGTCCGCAAGCCGCTCTCGAAACTCAACCTCGCGGACCCCGCGACCATCGTCTACCCCGTGGGCTACTACGTCGGGCGGTGGTCGACACTCGCGGTGACGGAACTATTCGCCGCCGTCGACCGGGCTGCCGTCTCGCTCGTACGCTCGGGCTACTGGGTCGGAAACAACCCCGTACTCGCCGTCGAACGGGCGACGCGCGGACTCCCGTCGTGGCTCGTGGACCTCGAGGAGGCGGGACGAACCGACGGTGGCCGCCCCTCGACGCTCTCGCTCCGGGCGACCATCGGGACCAGCGTCCTCCTCATTACGCTCGCCCTGACGGTCGTCCTCGCGCTCGTGCTCTGA
- a CDS encoding glycosyltransferase family 2 protein yields the protein MYRAHSVGVVVPAYNEEGFVGQVIETMPAFVDRVYVVDDRSTDGTWDEITRYAERATPQLVTDGNGSSSAVQASSDGEGRVERSDQPDRTAPDGGSSVASSTDAETDRLPESDLGSIERERELDRPIDDHAQLSDAPLETSDRSSQSDDEASEDASTTVVPIRHERNRGVGGAIKTGYRRALEDGMDVTAVMAGDAQMDPDQLHRLLDPLVEGQADYAKGNRLAGRDHRESMSNWRLFGNVTLTVLTKVASGYWEMMDPQNGYTAISKDALEAVDLDALYEEYGFANDLLVELNTAGYRIADVSMPAVYGDERSHIEYRTFVPRLSKLLLTGFLRRLGRRYVVREFHPLVVLYGLGVAGWLLATAAFGWAAANRARAETRTGRVGWTVLYAFLGAMCLAFAMTLDHDANVGTVTVVSEE from the coding sequence GTGTACCGAGCACACAGCGTCGGCGTCGTGGTGCCCGCCTACAACGAGGAGGGGTTCGTCGGCCAAGTGATCGAAACGATGCCCGCGTTCGTCGACCGGGTGTACGTCGTCGACGACCGCTCGACGGACGGCACCTGGGACGAGATTACGCGCTACGCCGAGCGGGCGACCCCGCAACTGGTGACGGACGGAAACGGTTCCTCGAGCGCTGTCCAGGCCTCGAGTGATGGAGAGGGCCGGGTCGAGCGTTCTGACCAACCCGACCGGACGGCTCCCGACGGCGGCTCGAGCGTCGCCTCCAGTACCGACGCCGAGACAGATCGCCTGCCAGAGTCGGACCTGGGCAGTATCGAGCGAGAACGTGAACTCGACCGCCCGATAGACGACCACGCACAGCTGTCCGATGCCCCCCTCGAGACGTCCGATCGCTCGAGCCAGTCTGACGATGAGGCCAGCGAGGACGCTTCGACGACGGTCGTCCCCATTCGCCACGAGCGAAACCGTGGCGTCGGCGGCGCGATCAAGACCGGCTACCGCCGCGCCCTCGAGGACGGGATGGACGTCACCGCGGTCATGGCCGGGGACGCCCAGATGGACCCCGACCAGCTCCACCGCTTGCTCGATCCGCTCGTCGAGGGCCAGGCCGACTACGCCAAGGGCAACCGCCTCGCGGGTCGCGACCATCGGGAGTCGATGTCGAACTGGCGACTCTTCGGTAACGTCACCCTGACCGTCCTGACGAAGGTCGCCAGCGGCTACTGGGAGATGATGGACCCCCAGAACGGCTACACGGCCATCTCGAAGGACGCGCTCGAGGCCGTCGACCTCGACGCCCTCTACGAGGAGTACGGCTTCGCGAACGACCTGCTCGTCGAACTCAACACGGCCGGCTACCGGATCGCGGACGTGTCGATGCCGGCAGTGTACGGCGACGAGCGGAGCCACATCGAGTACCGGACCTTCGTTCCGCGGCTCTCAAAGCTCCTCCTGACGGGCTTCCTGCGCCGGCTCGGCCGACGGTACGTCGTCCGCGAGTTCCACCCGCTGGTGGTGCTCTACGGACTCGGCGTCGCGGGCTGGCTGCTGGCGACGGCGGCGTTCGGGTGGGCGGCAGCCAATCGCGCCCGTGCGGAGACGCGGACCGGTCGCGTCGGCTGGACCGTCCTCTACGCCTTCCTCGGGGCGATGTGTCTCGCGTTCGCGATGACGCTCGACCACGATGCCAACGTCGGCACGGTGACGGTGGTGAGCGAGGAATGA
- a CDS encoding MnhB domain-containing protein: MSDREPVNGGFEDTYTESQVILVAVRIIAPFTLTYGLFMTLHGANTPGGSFQGGAIVGVTILMIAFAFGIEPTRQWLANSVIVALVTGGVAVFVGIGLATIALDGAFLEYARFESIGIAKKWGMEAIEVGGIALIVSGVIVTLFFATAAGFATDGFDETEEPTDD, encoded by the coding sequence ATGAGCGATCGAGAACCCGTCAACGGTGGGTTCGAGGACACCTACACCGAGAGCCAGGTGATCCTCGTGGCGGTCAGGATCATCGCCCCGTTCACGCTCACCTATGGCCTGTTCATGACGCTCCACGGGGCGAACACGCCCGGCGGGAGCTTCCAGGGCGGCGCCATCGTCGGCGTCACCATCCTGATGATCGCCTTCGCGTTCGGGATCGAGCCAACCCGTCAGTGGCTCGCGAACAGCGTCATCGTCGCGCTCGTGACCGGCGGCGTCGCCGTCTTCGTCGGGATCGGCCTCGCGACTATCGCGCTTGACGGCGCGTTCCTCGAGTACGCGCGCTTCGAGTCGATCGGCATCGCGAAAAAGTGGGGGATGGAGGCCATCGAGGTCGGCGGCATCGCCCTGATCGTCTCGGGCGTGATCGTCACGCTGTTCTTCGCGACGGCAGCCGGCTTCGCCACCGATGGATTCGACGAGACGGAGGAACCTACCGATGATTGA
- the mnhG gene encoding monovalent cation/H(+) antiporter subunit G, producing MIETIRVWAIVALVGAGVFFTLVSAVGVIRLPDVYTRAHTASQTDTLGAGFTLAAVALALGWQHATAYTVLLLFFVFVTNPTAAHAIARSASDVGIEPWTADDAREDTHDDTGGDSR from the coding sequence GTGATCGAAACGATCCGCGTCTGGGCCATCGTCGCTCTCGTCGGCGCGGGCGTGTTCTTCACGCTCGTCTCGGCAGTCGGCGTCATCCGCCTTCCAGACGTCTACACGCGCGCGCACACGGCGTCCCAGACGGACACCCTCGGCGCAGGCTTCACGCTCGCGGCAGTCGCGCTGGCGCTGGGATGGCAACACGCGACGGCGTACACCGTCCTCCTGCTGTTCTTCGTGTTCGTCACGAACCCGACGGCCGCCCACGCCATCGCGCGGTCGGCCTCCGACGTCGGTATCGAGCCGTGGACGGCCGACGACGCCCGCGAGGACACCCACGACGACACAGGAGGTGATTCGCGATGA
- a CDS encoding proton-conducting transporter membrane subunit: MVEHAVADPRPLAAVLVSAVTVALIIASYRHPNVREGWSVLAAISKFAIVASMLPGVMDGTVYEWRLSEATGYTFVSGIDFTLRADPLGLFFALLASFLWIFTSFYAAGYMRGLDEHAQTRFFAAFAASLSTAVGIAFAGNLVTIFVFYELLSLVTYPLVAHNEDDEARIAGRKYLFYTFFGGGVLLLAGTVLVYWLTSGVGEPTLAFESGGMSALADAAAADPAMAQAAFYLLIAGFGVKAAVMPLHSWLADAMVAPTPVSGLLHAVAVVKSGAFGVARVILEVYGPETIRDLPLSVPGVGEVGLNIPVAIMAAFTLTAASIIAMRKDHLKRRLAYSTTAQLSYIVLGLSLLHPWTIFGALFHIPAHAFGKLTLFFCAGAIHVETHTDYISEMAGIGKRMPLTLSAFTIGAAGMAGMPLVAGFVSKFYMLIGSVRLEGSEWIYLDGWGWLFAATLLLSGVLNIAYFWPIVYTAFFEREDRHDAKPLVEFPMGGQFRSYTGRVADPVQPDGGRNEVDADAGSLEGETDTDTETVGHANHAVDANPSDADVPFGAGTRRGPRGEPVPLDSDHHDGHHGGPPADGWARHTPLTESTWLMLVPITVIATGAVVLGVVPDYAIFLELAGTIVENVTGEVVLG, encoded by the coding sequence ATGGTAGAACACGCCGTCGCCGACCCGCGACCGCTGGCGGCCGTCCTCGTTTCGGCCGTCACCGTCGCCTTGATTATCGCCTCGTATCGCCACCCGAACGTTCGCGAGGGCTGGTCCGTCCTCGCCGCGATCTCGAAGTTCGCCATCGTCGCGAGCATGCTCCCCGGCGTGATGGACGGGACCGTCTACGAGTGGCGTCTCAGCGAGGCGACGGGCTACACGTTCGTCTCGGGGATCGACTTCACCCTGCGGGCCGACCCGCTGGGTCTCTTCTTCGCCCTGCTCGCGAGCTTCCTGTGGATCTTCACCTCCTTTTACGCCGCGGGCTACATGCGCGGACTGGACGAGCACGCCCAGACGCGCTTTTTCGCCGCGTTCGCGGCCAGCCTCTCGACGGCCGTCGGCATCGCGTTCGCCGGCAACCTGGTCACCATCTTCGTGTTCTACGAACTCCTCTCGCTCGTGACCTACCCGCTGGTCGCGCACAACGAGGACGACGAGGCCAGAATCGCCGGCCGGAAGTACCTCTTCTACACGTTCTTCGGCGGCGGCGTCCTCCTGCTCGCGGGCACGGTGTTGGTCTACTGGCTCACCTCGGGCGTCGGGGAACCCACGCTCGCCTTCGAATCCGGCGGCATGTCGGCACTCGCCGACGCCGCCGCGGCCGATCCCGCGATGGCCCAGGCCGCCTTCTACCTCCTGATCGCCGGCTTCGGCGTCAAAGCCGCGGTGATGCCGCTTCACTCCTGGCTCGCCGACGCGATGGTCGCGCCGACGCCCGTCTCCGGCCTGCTCCACGCCGTCGCCGTCGTCAAGTCCGGGGCATTCGGCGTCGCCCGCGTGATTCTCGAGGTGTACGGCCCCGAGACCATCCGCGACCTGCCGCTCTCGGTCCCCGGCGTCGGCGAGGTGGGACTCAACATCCCCGTGGCGATCATGGCCGCGTTCACGCTGACCGCGGCGAGCATCATCGCCATGCGGAAGGATCACCTCAAGCGCCGGTTAGCGTACTCGACGACGGCTCAGCTCTCGTACATCGTCCTCGGGCTCTCGCTGTTGCACCCGTGGACGATCTTCGGCGCGCTGTTCCACATCCCGGCCCACGCGTTCGGCAAGCTCACGCTGTTCTTCTGCGCCGGGGCCATCCACGTCGAGACCCACACCGACTACATCAGCGAGATGGCTGGCATCGGCAAACGGATGCCGCTCACCCTGTCGGCGTTCACGATTGGCGCGGCTGGCATGGCTGGCATGCCCCTGGTCGCCGGCTTCGTCAGCAAGTTCTACATGCTGATCGGCTCGGTCAGACTCGAGGGATCCGAGTGGATCTACCTCGACGGCTGGGGCTGGCTGTTCGCAGCCACCCTCCTGCTCTCGGGCGTGCTCAACATCGCGTACTTCTGGCCCATCGTCTACACCGCGTTCTTCGAACGCGAGGATCGCCACGACGCCAAGCCGCTCGTCGAGTTCCCGATGGGTGGGCAGTTCCGGTCCTACACCGGGCGGGTGGCCGACCCCGTCCAGCCCGACGGCGGGCGAAACGAGGTCGATGCGGACGCTGGGAGCCTCGAGGGCGAGACCGACACCGACACTGAAACGGTCGGTCACGCGAACCACGCCGTCGACGCGAACCCGAGCGACGCCGACGTCCCGTTCGGAGCCGGAACGCGGCGCGGACCCCGCGGGGAGCCCGTCCCCCTCGATAGCGACCACCACGACGGCCACCACGGCGGCCCGCCCGCCGACGGCTGGGCGCGACACACCCCACTCACCGAGAGCACGTGGCTCATGCTCGTCCCCATCACCGTGATCGCCACCGGGGCCGTCGTTCTCGGCGTGGTCCCCGACTACGCGATCTTCCTCGAGCTGGCGGGAACCATCGTCGAGAACGTCACCGGGGAGGTGGTCCTCGGATGA
- a CDS encoding DUF4040 domain-containing protein: protein MSAVAYTLAVFVLLSAVATALFRDVLSVIVVFGAYSLGMAILYAFLLAPDVAMTEAAIGAGVTTVLLLLTIARTARPTAEDRFESIHVPSLVVVGAFVLVLATAVLPEMYAVGSQEAPIWANAEVTQAYLESAYTDTGAENAVTAVLAAYRGFDTFGEAVVVFAAGVATLLVLKREVFV from the coding sequence ATGAGCGCCGTCGCTTACACACTCGCCGTCTTCGTCTTGCTGTCAGCCGTCGCGACCGCATTGTTCCGGGACGTCCTCTCGGTCATCGTCGTCTTCGGCGCCTACAGCCTGGGAATGGCGATCCTGTACGCCTTCCTCCTCGCGCCGGACGTGGCCATGACCGAGGCTGCCATCGGCGCCGGCGTGACGACGGTGCTCCTGTTGCTCACCATCGCCCGGACGGCCCGCCCGACGGCCGAGGACCGCTTCGAGTCGATTCACGTGCCCTCGCTCGTCGTCGTCGGGGCGTTCGTCCTCGTCCTCGCGACGGCGGTCCTGCCCGAGATGTACGCCGTCGGCTCTCAGGAAGCGCCCATCTGGGCGAACGCCGAGGTGACTCAGGCGTACCTCGAGTCGGCGTACACGGACACGGGGGCCGAAAACGCGGTGACGGCCGTCCTGGCTGCCTACCGTGGTTTCGACACCTTCGGAGAGGCGGTCGTCGTCTTCGCGGCTGGCGTCGCCACCCTGCTCGTCCTGAAACGGGAGGTGTTCGTCTGA
- a CDS encoding DUF354 domain-containing protein: MKAVVTIQHPAHVHFYRHVIDELEARGHEVFVFARENDLAVPLLNAYGIPHEVLTGPQDSLSELAKVQLAYELRLLRRVRKIGPDVMTAIGGVAVSHVAPLVGARSVVFVDNEGTTSHRITTPFAHVVATPRHYDEDYGANHVRYEGFHELAYLHPEYFEPDPDALVAHGVDPDATYFVLRFRRWDALHDVGEGGLSLEGKRRLVSMLDEHGDIYITSTDPLPSDLEAYQLPVPPTLIHDLLYFADCYAGDSATMATESALLGTPTVRIQSFAAREKDMTNFVELEETYDLLRSTPDEEVGLDLVREIVEDPETRARWRARRERLFDDKIDVAAYVTELLCEQGGAAVEMVEQRAVSAD, translated from the coding sequence ATGAAGGCCGTCGTGACCATCCAGCACCCCGCCCACGTCCACTTCTATCGCCACGTCATCGACGAACTCGAGGCGCGGGGCCACGAAGTGTTCGTCTTCGCACGCGAGAACGACCTGGCGGTGCCGCTGCTCAACGCCTACGGCATCCCCCACGAGGTGCTAACGGGCCCCCAGGACTCGCTGTCGGAACTCGCGAAGGTGCAACTGGCCTACGAACTCCGACTGCTCCGGCGAGTTCGGAAGATCGGTCCGGACGTGATGACTGCCATCGGCGGTGTCGCGGTATCCCACGTCGCCCCGCTCGTCGGCGCCCGGAGCGTCGTCTTCGTCGACAACGAAGGGACGACCTCCCACCGAATCACGACCCCGTTCGCCCACGTGGTCGCCACCCCGCGCCACTACGACGAGGACTACGGCGCGAACCACGTCCGCTACGAGGGCTTCCACGAACTCGCCTACCTCCACCCGGAGTACTTCGAACCCGACCCGGACGCACTGGTCGCCCACGGCGTCGACCCCGACGCCACCTACTTCGTTCTCCGGTTTCGCCGGTGGGACGCGCTCCACGACGTCGGCGAGGGCGGCCTCTCGCTCGAGGGCAAGCGTCGACTCGTCTCGATGCTCGACGAGCACGGCGACATCTACATCACGAGTACGGATCCGCTTCCGTCGGACCTCGAGGCCTACCAGCTGCCCGTTCCGCCGACGTTGATCCACGACCTGCTCTACTTCGCCGACTGTTACGCGGGTGACTCGGCGACGATGGCGACCGAGTCGGCGCTTCTCGGGACGCCGACCGTTCGCATCCAGTCGTTCGCCGCTCGCGAGAAGGACATGACTAACTTCGTCGAACTCGAGGAGACCTACGACCTGCTCCGGTCGACGCCCGACGAGGAGGTGGGACTCGACCTGGTTCGGGAGATCGTCGAGGATCCCGAGACGAGAGCGCGCTGGCGAGCGCGCCGGGAACGGCTGTTCGACGACAAGATCGACGTCGCGGCGTACGTCACGGAACTGCTCTGCGAGCAGGGTGGAGCGGCGGTGGAGATGGTCGAGCAGCGGGCCGTTTCGGCGGATTGA
- a CDS encoding proton-conducting transporter membrane subunit, with the protein MSSLETLVVLLIVGPILLSLAPIALGLRYDRVGWPVATITTAGLFAAALALASDVFGAEGTNREIARIHVLGNFDAPMGIELVADPLSTLIALLITGTAFAVLLHTRTNGPRGNTFYTAYLLLVGGLLGITLTGDVFNLFVFLEITSLATYALVASGDGPESAVAALKYLILGTVAASLYLMGVGLLFMGTGTLNMADLAATIPELEGQNVTLARAGLAFIVIGFAIKVAQWPLHSWQPDAYQHAPDGVTPVIAALVSTASAYALGRVLFGVYGPEFIASTPNASAVVVTIGCLSVVAGSTLAVIQRDVMRLLAYSSVSQFGLIVAAYGVLTEQALSGALIHLVGHGLTKAGLFVAVGWIAIAHGARTVDEYAGLAGRQPFVAGAVAVLLLSLVGIPPSVGFVGKWYIALGAVEAQAWPVAAVILFSTMLTLAYAARLLETMYVTPPLDSTVEPAHDTPAATDGGHSKSSIATRKSVPLGTLTVLVLAAVLAVALGFAGELFVDVLEPFLESVLEVSS; encoded by the coding sequence ATGAGTAGCCTCGAGACGCTCGTCGTCTTGCTGATCGTCGGGCCCATCCTGTTGTCGCTGGCGCCGATTGCGCTCGGCCTCCGATACGACCGCGTCGGCTGGCCGGTCGCGACGATCACGACGGCGGGGTTGTTCGCCGCCGCGCTCGCGCTGGCGTCGGATGTCTTCGGCGCCGAGGGGACGAACCGCGAGATCGCCCGGATTCACGTGCTCGGCAACTTCGATGCCCCGATGGGGATCGAACTCGTCGCGGACCCGCTCTCGACCCTGATCGCCCTCCTGATCACCGGAACGGCGTTCGCCGTCCTCCTCCACACCCGGACGAACGGGCCGCGAGGAAACACGTTCTACACCGCCTACCTGCTGCTCGTGGGCGGCCTGCTCGGCATCACGCTCACCGGCGACGTGTTCAACCTGTTCGTCTTCCTCGAGATCACGAGCCTCGCGACCTACGCGCTGGTCGCCAGCGGCGACGGCCCCGAGTCGGCGGTCGCTGCCCTGAAGTACCTGATCCTGGGGACGGTCGCGGCCTCGCTGTACCTCATGGGCGTCGGCCTCCTGTTCATGGGAACCGGGACGCTCAACATGGCCGACCTGGCCGCGACGATTCCCGAACTCGAGGGCCAGAACGTCACCCTCGCTCGCGCGGGATTGGCCTTCATCGTCATCGGCTTCGCGATCAAAGTCGCCCAGTGGCCGCTGCACAGCTGGCAGCCAGACGCCTACCAGCACGCCCCCGACGGCGTGACGCCGGTGATCGCCGCGCTCGTCTCGACGGCCTCGGCGTACGCGCTCGGGCGCGTCCTCTTCGGAGTCTACGGCCCCGAATTTATCGCCTCGACGCCCAATGCGTCGGCAGTCGTCGTGACCATCGGCTGTCTCAGCGTCGTCGCCGGGAGCACCCTCGCGGTGATCCAGCGCGACGTCATGCGACTGCTGGCGTACTCCTCGGTGTCCCAGTTCGGGCTGATCGTCGCCGCTTACGGCGTGCTCACCGAGCAGGCGCTCTCTGGCGCGCTCATCCACCTCGTCGGCCACGGCCTGACGAAGGCCGGCCTGTTCGTCGCCGTCGGCTGGATCGCCATCGCTCACGGCGCCCGAACGGTCGACGAGTACGCCGGCCTCGCCGGTCGACAGCCGTTCGTCGCCGGGGCGGTGGCCGTCCTCTTGCTTTCGCTCGTCGGCATCCCGCCCTCGGTCGGCTTCGTCGGCAAGTGGTACATCGCCCTCGGCGCCGTAGAGGCCCAGGCCTGGCCCGTCGCCGCCGTCATCCTCTTCAGCACCATGCTCACCCTCGCCTACGCCGCCCGGTTGCTCGAGACCATGTACGTTACTCCACCCCTCGATTCGACGGTCGAACCGGCCCACGACACCCCGGCGGCGACCGACGGGGGGCACTCGAAATCGAGTATCGCGACCCGGAAGTCGGTCCCGCTCGGCACTCTCACGGTGCTCGTTCTCGCCGCCGTCCTCGCCGTCGCGCTCGGGTTCGCCGGTGAGCTGTTCGTCGACGTGCTCGAGCCGTTCCTCGAGAGCGTCCTGGAGGTGTCTTCCTGA
- a CDS encoding cation:proton antiporter, producing the protein MTPTDLSEIFLVAAAVFVVLAIVMFYRAVAGPTTQDRLLAVNVLGTNTVVILALLSVALEQPWYLDIALIYALLNFLMAIAISKFTVERGGVL; encoded by the coding sequence ATGACGCCGACCGACCTCAGCGAAATCTTCCTCGTCGCCGCCGCGGTGTTCGTCGTCCTCGCCATCGTCATGTTCTACCGGGCGGTCGCCGGCCCGACGACCCAGGATCGCCTCCTCGCGGTCAACGTCCTCGGGACGAACACGGTCGTCATCCTCGCGCTGCTCTCGGTGGCGCTCGAGCAGCCGTGGTACCTCGACATCGCGTTGATCTACGCCCTGTTGAACTTCCTGATGGCAATCGCCATCTCGAAGTTCACCGTCGAACGAGGTGGAGTGCTGTGA